Genomic window (Leptospira bouyouniensis):
ACAGTATCCTCCGATGAGCATACTGGTTTTGATTTTGTTTCGTGTATTCGACCTTGATGCAGCAATAAGACCCATACCAGCAGAAAAACTTGCAGATAAATATCCTAAATTTTCTCCATCAAACAATTGTTTGTTTTCATATATTTCCAACATCAGGTTTTGAATATTAAAAATGGTTTGTTCTTCAATTTTTAAACCTTTGACTTCTGGTAACTCGGGTAAGATCACACTGTGACCAGTATTAGCTATATTTTCAGCTAAATCAATGATCCTAGGATCATCAATTCCCATTGCACTCATTCCATGTTGGATATAAACACCAGGCAAAGACTTTGGATCTTGATCCTTTGGATAAAAAAGAAAACTGCGACGACCTGTTTTAGAAAAGGTAAATTCTTTTCTAGTGAGGGATTGTTTCTGTTTTAGTCCGGCATAACTCAGAATGAGTGGGAGTGCTAAAACATAGGGTTTCATTCGACATTAGTTTTTGGGAGTAGGGAATTTTTCCAACAATAAAATGAGATACAACCTTCCCATATATTCATCCCCTCGCCGATCCTTTAAGTTAAAGATAAGGATGTATTGGCGGAAGTGTTCAAGAGAAATGGGAACAAGTTTATGATTTAAATTTTCGGGTGGTAAGATATCAATTTCGTAACGACCCAGACGCATCTCTGTAATCAATTTCCCTGAAATTTGATTGGCAAATTCCATCATGATAGATGATGAATGGGCTCTTGAGGTGGGATCAATCTGGAATGCTTTGGCTATTTTTGGAAGAAGTTTTAATTTGGTATATCCATCAAGTGCTAAATAAAGTTTTCCATTAATATCTCCCACAAATTCCACGAGGGTGCAATTTTCGAAACAAAGCCCCTCATTCTTGGAAGGTCCATAGGCTTCTCTTTCGGCAAAAACAAGTAAGGTTTTGTAAAAATGTTCCGGTAAAACCTGCGAAACCGTTAGGATAAATTTTTCATCGATCAGTGGATCCATTTAAGCTGCGTGGTAGAGAATACTCTCTTCCAGAGATGTATAGGCTCTTTTGATCCAACTATCAAATTTTAAATCTGGAATAGATTGATTGGAATAACCAAGTGCGACTTCTGAAGGATAACCCAACAAATCGAGCTCTTCTATGAATTGTTGGAAAAAGGATGAAAAGTTATCAAGTCGTTCATTTGGAATGAGAGCTGCATAAAGGTTATCTTCCAATTGGAATAAACCAAGTCCAATGACTGTTTGTTTGATGCCAAGATGGTGGAGACCAATGGCAAGTTCTGATTGAAAATTCGTATCGATGAACTTAAACAAAACAAGAGTTTTGTTTTCAGAAGCTTCGAATGACGATTTTGCGATTTGATAAAAGTGAGAGACAGTAAATAACTTCGTGAATGGGTGTTTTGTTACTTTTGCGTATTCTCTTTTTGCCAAAATTTTTTCTGACAAATTGGTTGATTCATCCCAAAAAACTTGAACTTCTTCCTCTAACCAACTTTCCTTGGTAGCAAAACACAAAAAACCGAACAAATTTGCATTGATTGTGAGCGGTACATATAACTTACGTTTGTTTTTTGATATCACAGGCAGTGATTCTCTAATTCGACTTTCTTCCCAATCATTCCATTCTACTGGGTTATCATCTGTTTCGACGAGCATCTCTGATTTTTGCCAAAAACATTCTTTGAAATCTTTTCCATCAAAATATACATATTGAATCGAAGAAAGTTTGGGGCTTGTAAAAGAAAAAGGGAATTCCTTCACCGTATCACAAAAAAGATTTCGTTCTTCCAGTCTTACAGATTCTCGAGCGAACAAAATCGGATCAATTTTCCAAATGATTTCTTTTGTTTGTGTTTCTTGTTCGTTGGCAATGGAAAGATCTGGTGCTGTTGTCTGATTGGTATCAAATAAGGCATCTGGTTCCGATTGAATTTGGTGTTCTTTCAATGGATCAACATCATTGTTTGTAATCGAATCTTCTTTTGAAAGATTTGGATTGGAAACATTTGGTAAGGATTGTAAATCCAAACTATATAAAAAAAGTGTGAGCAATAAAGATGAAACGGCGAGTAGGGTAAAACTTACCCAAGAAAAATAGAAGAGAAATTGTAAGGTCACACCAATCGTAAAAAAAATTGTAGGAATTGTATATCGTTTCATGGTAGCTTGGCCGTTACTTAATATAACGGGTAAAATGGGGATTCTCTGAAATGATTTTCCTATTCCGCTAGGAGCAAATGAAACTCTATTCCGAATTAGCAGAATACTATTTTACCATTGAAGAACCTGGACGTAAGTTTTCCGAAGAAATCCTCTTCCTCAGGGAAACATTTAAGCGACATAAAATACATACTGTCTTAGACATCGGTTGCGGAACCGGCGAACACATCAAAGAATTACAAGGAATGGGATTCAAACCACTTGGTGTGGATGGATCACCTCGAATGTTGGAAATTGCAAAAGTTCGATTCCCACATTGTTCATTCGAAGTTGGGAAAATGGAAAATTACATCGCTAAACAACCTGTAGATGCTGTAATTTGTTTGTATGGAACGTTTAATTATTTGGTGAATGACGATTTAGTACAAAATTTTCTTAGAAATTGTCAAAAAAACTTAAAACAAGCAGGTCTTCTTGTTTTGGAAATATGGAATGCAGATCCTATCCATAGAATCAAACGTAAACCCATTACTACCGTAAGCAATGTAAGACAAGGTACAACCTCCATTCGCAGGAACCGTGGATTTCGGTTAACAAGAGCAGATGACGTGGCCATTGTAGAAGTAAATTATGTTTATAATTTAAACCAAAAAGATTTAAAAGACAAACATACGATGAGAGTTTTTCATTTTCCTCAAGTGAGAAATTTCTTAGACGAAAACAAATTTGACATCTTACATGTTTATAGCAATTACGATGGTGAAAAATACATCAAAACTGGTGCAAGGATGCTCATCGTAGCCAAAAAGAGGTCTTGACTTTCTTTTTTTGTACGTTATCTCATTCTATCGGGAGAACGTATGTCCAATTCAAACCATTTCCAAGTGATCGTGATTGGAGGAGGGCCTGGTGGTTATGTCGCAGCCATTCGTGCAGCCCAACTCGGCTTACAAACATGTGTCGTAGAACGAGATAAATTAGGTGGAGTTTGTTTGAATTGGGGATGTATTCCCACCAAAGCTCTGTTAGAAAGCGCCCATGTTTTAGAGCATCTCAAAGAAGCTTCGAAATTTGGTATCTCTGCTGAAAATATCAAGGTGGATTTTGAAGCCGTGATCAAACGGTCACGTTCTGTAGCCGATCAAATGGCAAAGGGTGTGGAGTTTTTAATGAAAAAAAACAAGGTCACTGTGGTGAATGGTGATGCTAAATTTTTAAACTCCAAAACAATCGAAGTGAAATCAAATACTGGCGAAATTTCTTCGTTGTCTGCAGATTATTTTATTTTAGCAGTTGGAGCCAAAAACAAAGCTCTTCCTTTTTTACCTTTTGACGGCAAACGTGTGTTATCAGCAAGAGAGGCGATGATAGAGCCAAAAGCCATAACCAATTTAGCGATCATTGGTGCAGGTGCCATTGGTGTAGAATTTGCGGATTTTTATGCTAGTATGGGATCAAAAGTCACCATCATTGAATACCAAGACCACCTTCTTCCTAATGAAGACAAAGAAATCTCAGCAATTTTGGAACGAAGTTTTAAAAAACGAGGGATTGAGCAGTATTTGAGTTATGGTGTGGAAACAGCGTCTGTTTCAGACAAAGGTGTGGAACTTACGTTACTCGACAGAAATTCTGCCAAAAAAGAAAAATTAAACTTTGATAAAGTGATAGTTGGTGTTGGGATCTCACCCAATACAAGTTTGATTGGCCTAGATGAAATTGGAATTAAGTTAAAAAATGGATTTGTTGAATTTTCGGGTAACTACCGTTCTACTGTTGATCATATCTATGCTATAGGTGATTGTATTCCGACTCCTTCACTTGCTCATGTTGCAAGTGCCGAAGGGATTCGGGCAGCAGAAGACATTTCGGTTCGATTGGGAAATCCTCATCATATCCAAATCCATTCCCTTAATTATGCATATATTCCAGGTTGTACTTATTGCCATCCAGAAGTGGCAAGTGTGGGCCTTAGTGAAGACAAAGCAAAAGCGATGGGTCATGAAATCAAAGTGGGAAAATTTCCTTTTTCAGCTAGT
Coding sequences:
- a CDS encoding chemotaxis protein CheX → MDPLIDEKFILTVSQVLPEHFYKTLLVFAEREAYGPSKNEGLCFENCTLVEFVGDINGKLYLALDGYTKLKLLPKIAKAFQIDPTSRAHSSSIMMEFANQISGKLITEMRLGRYEIDILPPENLNHKLVPISLEHFRQYILIFNLKDRRGDEYMGRLYLILLLEKFPTPKN
- a CDS encoding class I SAM-dependent DNA methyltransferase, whose amino-acid sequence is MKLYSELAEYYFTIEEPGRKFSEEILFLRETFKRHKIHTVLDIGCGTGEHIKELQGMGFKPLGVDGSPRMLEIAKVRFPHCSFEVGKMENYIAKQPVDAVICLYGTFNYLVNDDLVQNFLRNCQKNLKQAGLLVLEIWNADPIHRIKRKPITTVSNVRQGTTSIRRNRGFRLTRADDVAIVEVNYVYNLNQKDLKDKHTMRVFHFPQVRNFLDENKFDILHVYSNYDGEKYIKTGARMLIVAKKRS
- the lpdA gene encoding dihydrolipoyl dehydrogenase, which translates into the protein MSNSNHFQVIVIGGGPGGYVAAIRAAQLGLQTCVVERDKLGGVCLNWGCIPTKALLESAHVLEHLKEASKFGISAENIKVDFEAVIKRSRSVADQMAKGVEFLMKKNKVTVVNGDAKFLNSKTIEVKSNTGEISSLSADYFILAVGAKNKALPFLPFDGKRVLSAREAMIEPKAITNLAIIGAGAIGVEFADFYASMGSKVTIIEYQDHLLPNEDKEISAILERSFKKRGIEQYLSYGVETASVSDKGVELTLLDRNSAKKEKLNFDKVIVGVGISPNTSLIGLDEIGIKLKNGFVEFSGNYRSTVDHIYAIGDCIPTPSLAHVASAEGIRAAEDISVRLGNPHHIQIHSLNYAYIPGCTYCHPEVASVGLSEDKAKAMGHEIKVGKFPFSASGRAQAQGDTTGMVKIISDAKHGEILGAHIIGPGATELIAELTLGANMEITVKELANTIHAHPTLAEGIMESAAAVLGEAINI